The following are from one region of the Salvia hispanica cultivar TCC Black 2014 chromosome 1, UniMelb_Shisp_WGS_1.0, whole genome shotgun sequence genome:
- the LOC125222599 gene encoding cell division cycle-associated 7-like protein isoform X3, which yields MAVEASLGNSVASLSAENVKSTGKSDADSQVSKSGDGVYCHQCRQKTRAPAAACKNLTKKKPCSVKMCCRCLWNRYGEKVEEVASLEEWKCPKCRGICNCSVCMRRKGLQPMGVLTRAAKATGKDVLSARKKGKESLDIDDNTSSKRMKHSKLAETSYTIREEIVLPVETGQTFKLC from the exons ATGGCGGTTGAAGCATCCCTAGGTAATTCTGTGGCGTCTCTGTCGGCAGAGAACGTTAAATCAACCGGAAAATCGGATGCCGATAGCCAAGTTAGTAAATCTGGTGACGGGGTATATTGCCATCAG TGTCGTCAAAAAACCAGGGCTCCCGCAGCAGCATGCAAGAATCTTACGAAGAAGAAACCCTGTTCAGTAAAGATGTGTTGCAGATGCCTATGGAACAG GTACGGTGAAAAGGTGGAGGAAGTAGCTAGTTTGGAGGAATGGAAGTGCCCGAAATGCAGGGGCATTTGCAATTGCAGTGTGTGCAT GAGGAGAAAGGGCCTTCAACCCATGGGTGTACTTACCAGGGCAGCAAAAGCGACTGGAAAG GATGTATTATCTGCTAGAAAGAAAGGGAAGGAAAGTTTGGATATAGATGATAATACCTCTTCGAAGAGAATGAAACATTCTAAACTGGCTGAAACCAGCTACACTATTCGTGAAGAAATTGTGCTGCCAGTGGAAACCGGCCAAACATTCAAATTGTGCTGA
- the LOC125222599 gene encoding cell division cycle-associated 7-like protein isoform X2: MKENFRCWISEYYTDMAVEASLGNYVASPSAKNVKSTGKSDAGSQVSNFGDRVYCHQCRQKTRAPAAACKNLTKKKPCSVKMCCRCLWNRYGEKVEEVASLEEWKCPKCRGICNCSVCMRRKGLQPMGVLTRAAKATGKDVLSARKKGKESLDIDDNTSSKRMKHSKLAETSYTIREEIVLPVETGQTFKLC; encoded by the exons ATGAAGGAAAATTTCCGGTGTTGGATATCTGAATACTACACAGATATGGCGGTTGAAGCATCCCTAGGTAATTATGTGGCGTCTCCATCGGCAAAGAACGTTAAATCAACCGGAAAATCGGATGCCGGTAGCCAAGTTAGTAATTTTGGTGACAGAGTATATTGCCATCAG TGTCGTCAAAAAACCAGGGCTCCCGCAGCAGCATGCAAGAATCTTACGAAGAAGAAACCCTGTTCAGTAAAGATGTGTTGCAGATGCCTATGGAACAG GTACGGTGAAAAGGTGGAGGAAGTAGCTAGTTTGGAGGAATGGAAGTGCCCGAAATGCAGGGGCATTTGCAATTGCAGTGTGTGCAT GAGGAGAAAGGGCCTTCAACCCATGGGTGTACTTACCAGGGCAGCAAAAGCGACTGGAAAG GATGTATTATCTGCTAGAAAGAAAGGGAAGGAAAGTTTGGATATAGATGATAATACCTCTTCGAAGAGAATGAAACATTCTAAACTGGCTGAAACCAGCTACACTATTCGTGAAGAAATTGTGCTGCCAGTGGAAACCGGCCAAACATTCAAATTGTGCTGA
- the LOC125215729 gene encoding uncharacterized protein DDB_G0275933: MGYIDEARENHVKKKVEEALRSKMKQKALKECDQYVSKYAECAVGRTLSVVWTCRGQAKELNTCLHQYTNDSVLEKMKKEYMLQQEGKGSLSL, from the exons ATGGGCTACATAGATGAAGCCAGAGAGAATCACGTTAAGAAGAAGGTCGAAGAAG CTTTGCGCAGTAAGATGAAACAGAAAGCACTGAAAGAATGTGATCAATACGTGTCCAAATATGCTGAATGTGCTGTAGGCAGAACACTGTCCGTTGTTTGGACATGTCGTGGTCAAGCTAAGGAATTGAATACATGCCTCCATCAATA CACAAATGATTCTGTGTtggaaaaaatgaagaaagaatacaTGCTCCAACAGGAAGGAAAGGGGTCTTTAAGCCTTTGA
- the LOC125202334 gene encoding ultraviolet-B receptor UVR8-like, with protein sequence MASKTAVIAWGSGEDGQLGIGNNEEKEWVCTIDALTSEKVCSVVAGSRNSLAICEDGKLFTWGWNQRGTLGHPPETKTENVPSQVKALANVKIVQAAIGGWHCLAVDDQGRAYAWGGNEYGQCGEEPERKDDTGRLVRRDIVIPQRCAPKLSVRQVAAGGTHSVVLTQEGHVWTWGQPWPPGDIKQISTPVRVQGLASVRVIAVGAFHNLALLDNGTVMAWGNNEYGQLGTGDTQPRSQPVPVQGLSDLNLVDIAAGGWHSTALTDDGEVYGWGRGEHGRLGFGDDKSSKMVPQRVQLQVADETVQVSCGGTHSVALTRDGRMYSFGRGDHGRLGYGRKATTGHPAEVPINIPPPKDLSAEEGSWCATLVACGGRHTLALVEWRDHEQQLL encoded by the exons ATGGCCTCCAAAACCGCCGTCATTGCATG GGGTTCGGGGGAAGACGGCCAGTTAGGAATCGGAAATAATGAAGAGAAAGAGTGGGTTTGCACCATCGACGCCCTTACCTCTGAAAAAGTGTGCTCCGTCGTCGCCGGCAGCCGCAATTCCCTCGCTATTTGTGAAGACGGCAAG TTGTTTACTTGGGGTTGGAATCAAAGAGGCACCTTGGGGCACCCACCGGAGACCAAAACTGAGAATGTTCCTAGTCAAGTTAAGGCTCTTGCTAATGTCAAGATAGTCCAG gcTGCTATTGGTGGTTGGCATTGCTTGGCTGTTGATGATCAAGGCCGGGCCTATGCGTGGG GTGGTAATGAGTACGGGCAGTGTGGTGAAGAACCTGAGCGTAAAGATGATACGGGCAGACTGGTTAGAAGAGATATTGTGATTCCACAGAGATGTGCGCCAAAACTTTCAGTTCGTCAG GTAGCTGCTGGTGGGACGCATTCAGTAGTCCTAACACAGGAAGGACATGTTTGGACATGGGGTCAACCATGGCCTCCCGGTGATAT AAAACAAATTTCCACCCCAGTCCGAGTGCAAGGCCTAGCCAGCGTGAGAGTTATTGCAGTTGGAGCATTTCATAACTTGGCCCTTCTTGATAATGGAACTGTAATGGCATGGGGTAATAATGAGTATGGCCAGCTTGGAACCGGTGATACACAGCCACGATCGCAACCAGTACCTGTCCAAGGACTATCCGATCTTAATTTG GTTGATATTGCTGCAGGAGGATGGCATTCTACTGCATTGACTGATGATGGAGAA GTGTATGGGTGGGGTAGAGGGGAGCATGGGAGACTGGGTTTTGGAGATGACAAGAGCAGCAAAATGGTTCCTCAAAGGGTTCAACTTCAAGTAGCCGACGAAACAGTGCAG GTGTCTTGTGGAGGTACGCATTCTGTTGCATTAACACGGGATGGTCGCATGTACTCG TTTGGACGAGGAGACCATGGGCGTTTAGGTTATGGACGGAAAGCAACTACCGGGCATCCAGCTGAAGTGCCTATAAACATCCCTCCTCCTAAGGATCTGAGTGCGGAAGAAGGCAGTTGGTGTGCGACCCTTGTCGCTTGTGGGGGCCGCCACACGCTGGCTCTCGTAGAATGGCGTGATCATGAGCAGCAGCTCCTCTAA
- the LOC125222557 gene encoding uncharacterized protein LOC125222557 isoform X1: protein MAVEASLGNSVASSSAKNVKSTGKSDVGSQVVYCHQCRQKTRAPAAACRNLTKKKPCSVKLCRRCLWNRYREEVEEVASLEEWKCPKCRGACNGSVCLKKRGLQPMGVLTNAAKATAEMPTAEGSDNGKDLLSPRKKGKESLDADDNTSSTRMKHSKLAETSQTIPKEIVLPEGTDLSSVAGIDVPAEDVRNALEFLEFCYVFGEILKLKDGEALCVLRDIFHGRTAKHGRSCPAILFHVHLLSVINEEEGEKVAKPNPNSWFSVLKKCFAESEHVLKMLGKHYLEKAADHDALNTSEMLRVLNLLCIHALGTKKLRNWIKHQKTQFDQKAEEAIHKVFEAKGEKIKEDAAKAIDARDGELEAIVSLNRSAAEQAHGKLLESEAMLLKLHQTADATRVDPTIMATVLLCYLLLSMANYNLLPLDVGKEDTLTLHEKWFALIAEGKKRN, encoded by the exons ATGGCGGTTGAAGCATCCCTAGGTAATTCTGTGGCGTCCTCATCGGCAAAGAACGTTAAATCAACCGGAAAATCGGATGTCGGTAGCCAAGTAGTATATTGCCATCAG TGTCGTCAAAAAACTAGGGCTCCCGCAGCAGCATGCAGGAATCTTACGAAGAAGAAACCCTGTTCAGTAAAGTTATGTCGCAGATGCCTATGGAACAG GTACCGTGAAGAGGTGGAGGAAGTAGCTAGTTTGGAGGAATGGAAGTGCCCGAAATGCAGGGGCGCTTGCAACGGCAGTGTGTGCTT GAAGAAAAGAGGCCTTCAACCCATGGGTGTACTTACCAATGCAGCAAAAGCGACTGCCGAGATGCCAACTGCTGAGGGTTCAGATAATGGAAAG GATTTATTATCTCCTAGAAAGAAAGGGAAGGAAAGTTTGGATGCAGATGATAAtacctcttcaacgagaatgAAGCATTCTAAATTGGCAGAAACCAGCCAGACTATTCCTAAAGAAATTGTGCTGCCAGAGGGAACAGATTTGAGCAGTGTGGCTGGCATTGATGTACCTGCAGAAGATGTTAGAAATGCTTTGGAGTTTCTTGAATTCTGTTATGTTTTTGGAGAG ATCCTAAAATTGAAAGATGGGGAAGCATTATGTGTCCTCCGAGATATATTTCATGGGCGAACTGCAAAGCATGGAAGATCATGTCCGGCTATCCTGTTTCATGTACACCTGCTATCAGTAATTAATGAGGAAGAGGGAGAGAA GGTTGCGAAGCCGAATCCGAACTCGTGGTTCAGTGTGCTAAAGAAATGCTTTGCTGAATCTGAACATGTTCTTAAAATGTTGGGGAAGCATTATTTAGAGAAGGCTGCCGACCATGACGCTTTAAATACTTCAGAAATGCTTAGGGTCTTAAATCTACTATGCATTCATGCTCTTGGCACGAA AAAGCTAAGAAATTGGATAAAACACCAAAAAACACAATTTGACCAAAAGGCAGAAGAAGCTATACATAAGGTTTTTGAAGCAAAAGGCGAG aaaataaaagaggaCGCTGCCAAAGCTATTGATGCTAGGGATGGGGAGCTGGAAGCAATTGTTTCTCTTAATAGATCTGCTGCAGAGCAAGCTCATGGAAAGCTGCTCGAGTCAGAGGCAATGCTTTTGAAGC TTCATCAGACCGCTGATGCTACAAGAGTAGATCCCACTATCATGGCAACTGTTTTATTGTGTTATTTGCTGTTGAGCATGGCTAACTATAATCTCCTACCGCTAGATGTTGGGAAAGAGGATACTCTTACCTTACATGAAAAATGGTTTGCTCTCATTgctgaaggaaaaaaaagaaattga
- the LOC125222557 gene encoding uncharacterized protein LOC125222557 isoform X2: MAVEASLGNSVASSSAKNVKSTGKSDVGSQVVYCHQCRQKTRAPAAACRNLTKKKPCSVKLCRRCLWNRYREEVEEVASLEEWKCPKCRGACNGSVCLKKRGLQPMGVLTNAAKATAEMPTAEGSDNGKDLLSPRKKGKESLDADDNTSSTRMKHSKLAETSQTIPKEIVLPEGTDLSSVAGIDVPAEDVRNALEFLEFCYVFGEILKLKDGEALCVLRDIFHGRTAKHGRSCPAILFHVHLLSVINEEEGEKVAKPNPNSWFSVLKKCFAESEHVLKMLGKHYLEKAADHDALNTSEMLRVLNLLCIHALGTKKLRNWIKHQKTQFDQKAEEAIHKVFEAKGEKIKEDAAKAIDARDGELEAIVSLNRSAAEQAHGKLLESEAMLLKHHSYTRNRAKIERQRNRQRKFNADDFERF; the protein is encoded by the exons ATGGCGGTTGAAGCATCCCTAGGTAATTCTGTGGCGTCCTCATCGGCAAAGAACGTTAAATCAACCGGAAAATCGGATGTCGGTAGCCAAGTAGTATATTGCCATCAG TGTCGTCAAAAAACTAGGGCTCCCGCAGCAGCATGCAGGAATCTTACGAAGAAGAAACCCTGTTCAGTAAAGTTATGTCGCAGATGCCTATGGAACAG GTACCGTGAAGAGGTGGAGGAAGTAGCTAGTTTGGAGGAATGGAAGTGCCCGAAATGCAGGGGCGCTTGCAACGGCAGTGTGTGCTT GAAGAAAAGAGGCCTTCAACCCATGGGTGTACTTACCAATGCAGCAAAAGCGACTGCCGAGATGCCAACTGCTGAGGGTTCAGATAATGGAAAG GATTTATTATCTCCTAGAAAGAAAGGGAAGGAAAGTTTGGATGCAGATGATAAtacctcttcaacgagaatgAAGCATTCTAAATTGGCAGAAACCAGCCAGACTATTCCTAAAGAAATTGTGCTGCCAGAGGGAACAGATTTGAGCAGTGTGGCTGGCATTGATGTACCTGCAGAAGATGTTAGAAATGCTTTGGAGTTTCTTGAATTCTGTTATGTTTTTGGAGAG ATCCTAAAATTGAAAGATGGGGAAGCATTATGTGTCCTCCGAGATATATTTCATGGGCGAACTGCAAAGCATGGAAGATCATGTCCGGCTATCCTGTTTCATGTACACCTGCTATCAGTAATTAATGAGGAAGAGGGAGAGAA GGTTGCGAAGCCGAATCCGAACTCGTGGTTCAGTGTGCTAAAGAAATGCTTTGCTGAATCTGAACATGTTCTTAAAATGTTGGGGAAGCATTATTTAGAGAAGGCTGCCGACCATGACGCTTTAAATACTTCAGAAATGCTTAGGGTCTTAAATCTACTATGCATTCATGCTCTTGGCACGAA AAAGCTAAGAAATTGGATAAAACACCAAAAAACACAATTTGACCAAAAGGCAGAAGAAGCTATACATAAGGTTTTTGAAGCAAAAGGCGAG aaaataaaagaggaCGCTGCCAAAGCTATTGATGCTAGGGATGGGGAGCTGGAAGCAATTGTTTCTCTTAATAGATCTGCTGCAGAGCAAGCTCATGGAAAGCTGCTCGAGTCAGAGGCAATGCTTTTGAAGC ATCATTCCTACACACGGAACAGAGCTAAGATAGAAAGACAAAGAAATCGGCAAAGAAAATTTAATGCAGATGACTTCGAAAGATTCTAG
- the LOC125222599 gene encoding cell division cycle-associated 7-like protein isoform X4 gives MKENFRSWISEYYTEREVEASLGSSVVSPSAKNVKSTGKSAAGSQVSNSGGGVYCHQCRQKTRAPAAACKNLTKKKPCSVKMCCRCLWNRYGEKVEEVASLEEWKCPKCRGICNCSVCMRRKGLQPMGVLTRAAKATGKDVLSARKKGKESLDIDDNTSSKRMKHSKLAETSYTIREEIVLPVETGQTFKLC, from the exons ATGAAGGAAAATTTCCGGTCTTGGATCTCTGAATACTACACAGAAAGGGAGGTTGAAGCATCCCTAGGTAGTTCTGTTGTATCTCCGTCGGCAAAGAACGTTAAATCAACCGGAAAATCGGCTGCCGGTAGCCAAGTTAGTAATTCTGGTGGCGGAGTATATTGCCATCAG TGTCGTCAAAAAACCAGGGCTCCCGCAGCAGCATGCAAGAATCTTACGAAGAAGAAACCCTGTTCAGTAAAGATGTGTTGCAGATGCCTATGGAACAG GTACGGTGAAAAGGTGGAGGAAGTAGCTAGTTTGGAGGAATGGAAGTGCCCGAAATGCAGGGGCATTTGCAATTGCAGTGTGTGCAT GAGGAGAAAGGGCCTTCAACCCATGGGTGTACTTACCAGGGCAGCAAAAGCGACTGGAAAG GATGTATTATCTGCTAGAAAGAAAGGGAAGGAAAGTTTGGATATAGATGATAATACCTCTTCGAAGAGAATGAAACATTCTAAACTGGCTGAAACCAGCTACACTATTCGTGAAGAAATTGTGCTGCCAGTGGAAACCGGCCAAACATTCAAATTGTGCTGA
- the LOC125222557 gene encoding uncharacterized protein LOC125222557 isoform X3, with product MAVEASLGNSVASSSAKNVKSTGKSDVGSQVVYCHQCRQKTRAPAAACRNLTKKKPCSVKLCRRCLWNRYREEVEEVASLEEWKCPKCRGACNGSVCLKKRGLQPMGVLTNAAKATAEMPTAEGSDNGKDLLSPRKKGKESLDADDNTSSTRMKHSKLAETSQTIPKEIVLPEGTDLSSVAGIDVPAEDVRNALEFLEFCYVFGEILKLKDGEALCVLRDIFHGRTAKHGRSCPAILFHVHLLSVINEEEGEKVAKPNPNSWFSVLKKCFAESEHVLKMLGKHYLEKAADHDALNTSEMLRVLNLLCIHALGTKKLRNWIKHQKTQFDQKAEEAIHKVFEAKGEKIKEDAAKAIDARDGELEAIVSLNRSAAEQAHGKLLESEAMLLKHVGKEDTLTLHEKWFALIAEGKKRN from the exons ATGGCGGTTGAAGCATCCCTAGGTAATTCTGTGGCGTCCTCATCGGCAAAGAACGTTAAATCAACCGGAAAATCGGATGTCGGTAGCCAAGTAGTATATTGCCATCAG TGTCGTCAAAAAACTAGGGCTCCCGCAGCAGCATGCAGGAATCTTACGAAGAAGAAACCCTGTTCAGTAAAGTTATGTCGCAGATGCCTATGGAACAG GTACCGTGAAGAGGTGGAGGAAGTAGCTAGTTTGGAGGAATGGAAGTGCCCGAAATGCAGGGGCGCTTGCAACGGCAGTGTGTGCTT GAAGAAAAGAGGCCTTCAACCCATGGGTGTACTTACCAATGCAGCAAAAGCGACTGCCGAGATGCCAACTGCTGAGGGTTCAGATAATGGAAAG GATTTATTATCTCCTAGAAAGAAAGGGAAGGAAAGTTTGGATGCAGATGATAAtacctcttcaacgagaatgAAGCATTCTAAATTGGCAGAAACCAGCCAGACTATTCCTAAAGAAATTGTGCTGCCAGAGGGAACAGATTTGAGCAGTGTGGCTGGCATTGATGTACCTGCAGAAGATGTTAGAAATGCTTTGGAGTTTCTTGAATTCTGTTATGTTTTTGGAGAG ATCCTAAAATTGAAAGATGGGGAAGCATTATGTGTCCTCCGAGATATATTTCATGGGCGAACTGCAAAGCATGGAAGATCATGTCCGGCTATCCTGTTTCATGTACACCTGCTATCAGTAATTAATGAGGAAGAGGGAGAGAA GGTTGCGAAGCCGAATCCGAACTCGTGGTTCAGTGTGCTAAAGAAATGCTTTGCTGAATCTGAACATGTTCTTAAAATGTTGGGGAAGCATTATTTAGAGAAGGCTGCCGACCATGACGCTTTAAATACTTCAGAAATGCTTAGGGTCTTAAATCTACTATGCATTCATGCTCTTGGCACGAA AAAGCTAAGAAATTGGATAAAACACCAAAAAACACAATTTGACCAAAAGGCAGAAGAAGCTATACATAAGGTTTTTGAAGCAAAAGGCGAG aaaataaaagaggaCGCTGCCAAAGCTATTGATGCTAGGGATGGGGAGCTGGAAGCAATTGTTTCTCTTAATAGATCTGCTGCAGAGCAAGCTCATGGAAAGCTGCTCGAGTCAGAGGCAATGCTTTTGAAGC ATGTTGGGAAAGAGGATACTCTTACCTTACATGAAAAATGGTTTGCTCTCATTgctgaaggaaaaaaaagaaattga